From the genome of Marinicella rhabdoformis:
AAAAAATAAGACAACTTGACCACTGTTGGCAAATACTCTTGAATCAATTCCATCATGAACCACCTCCATTTTCTTTACCTTCTGGTTTTTTAACCCTGGGCTTAAACATTTCTAACATCCGTTCAGTCACCACATAACCGCCAGCGGCATTACCCGCACCGAGGAACACCGCAATAAAACCAAACACTTTTTCCAGCGTGTTGTCTGCATGGCCCAAAGCAATCATGGCGCCAACCAGCACAATACCATGAATAAAATTTGAGCCTGACATCAAAGGCGTGTGTAAAACCACGGGTACTTTTGAAATGATTTCAAAACCTAAAATGGCCGCCATGGTTAAAATATATAATGCAATAAAACCATCAATCATGATGCCTCTCCTGTTGATTGTTCAAGGGATTCTTTAACAGCGGGATGAACCACTGCTTTGTCGCGTGTCACCGCACATCCAGCCAAAATATCATCTTCCCAATTCAAAACAAATTCGCCTTCTTGATTCATCAATGACAATAAATTCCACACATTGCGTGAATACATTTCACTGGCATGCAAAGGCACCGTGGCAGATAAGTTTTCAGGACCGATGACTTTCACACCACCGACCATTTTGGTTTGACCTGCTTCAGTTGGCTCACAGTTGCCACCGCCTTCAGCTCCCAAATCAACAATCACGCTACCCGCTTTCATTTCACCTACCATATCAGCGGTGATGATGCGTGGCGCAGGACGACCTGGAACGGCCGCTGTGGTGATCAGCACATCGACTGACGATAAATGCTTTTTCAAATTATCTTGTTGTAACTGTTTTTCTTCATCAGTCAGTGCGCGTGCATATCCTCCTTCACCCACGGCCTCAACGCCCAAGTTCAGAAACTTCGCGCCCAAAGACTTGATCTGTTCTACCGTTTCTGGTCTGACATCATAGCCTGTCACATTCGCACCCAGGCGCTTGGCCGTGGCCATCGCCTGTAATCCTGCGACACCCGCACCAATAATCAAAACCGAAGCCGGCCTGATGGTCCCTGCAGCCGTGGTCAACATCGGAAAGAACCGCGGTGCTTCTGTCGCTGCCAATAACACCGCTTTGTATCCAGCCACAGATGCTTGTGACGACAACACATCCATCGCTTGAGCACGTGTGGTTCTAGGAATTAATTCCATCGAAAAAACCGTTAAACCCTGTTTCGCCGCTTGAACAAAACGCTGTTGGTCTGCATAAGGTGAAACCATGCCTATAACGACTGCATCGTCGCGCATTTCAGCCAAGTCAGCTTCGTCCAATGCATGGACACCCACAACCACATCAGCACCATTCAGCACATCACTGCGTCGCTTGGCCATTTGTGTCATTTCAGGATAGGCATCATTAGGAAAACCCGCTGCCTCGCCAGCATCAGGTTCCATCAAAACTTGCCAACCCAAATCAATAATTTTTTGTGCCGTCTCCGGCACCAAGGCGACCCGCGACTCGCCTGCTTTTTGCTCTTTTACAAAGCCTATTGTTTTCGTCATATGGTAATGTCCCCATTGAGTTTTGTTATGTACCTTTTAAGTATATCAAAAATCGTGAATTTCGTTTTGTCGTTTTTTAGATCGATTTATTCGTAAATTATTATGCATAAGCTAATCAACAAAAAATCATGTCTGTGATGCTGTGATAGAATTCTATTTTTTAATTTTTTACAAAACCATGAACTCATCTGTCATCGACTTTATGCACAATCGCCGCTCTGTATTGGTCAAGAACATGTCAGAACCCGGCCCAAATGCCGATGAACTGAACACCATTTTAACCATAGCGAGTCGCGTGCCTGACCACCGCAAACTGGAACCTTGGCGATTTTTGGTGATTCAAGGTGATGCAAGACAACGTTTGAGTGAAGAATTGGCTGAAGTCAAGTCGCAACAAATGGACTTGGAACCTGAACAGTTGGCAGCAGAAAAAACATGCTTTGCGCGTGCGCCGTTGGTGATTGCCGTAATTGCCGCACCTATCGAGCACAAAACACCAAAAAATGAACAAATCCTATCAGCAGGTGCAGTGTGCCAACACATCAATATTGCTGCTGGTGCCATGGGCTATGCCAGCCAATGGGTTACTGGTTGGTCTTGTGAAAACCCCGACGCACAAAAGGTCTTGGGGCTGGCTGGCCATGAGTTCATAGCCGGTTACTTATACATCGGCAGTTGTGATGAACAGCCTACAGAAAGAAAACGCCCCGATTTATCTGAAAAAGTGGTTTGGCTTAACGATTAATAACCACTGACTGCCAGCACTTTTGATACCAAGAAGGTGTTCTTTTGGGCATCCCTTTGGCAATCCACTGGGCGATATAATCCGCCACATTGGGATAGGTAATTTGTGTTGACTGACTTTCATTAAAAAACCGAGCAACAACTTCTGCATTTAATTCTTGCATGGCTTGACCATAAGTTAAACTGATCAAAGCCAATGCATTAGACTGTTGTTCAGATTGTCCTTTGAGCGGCCTCACCAATAGTTTTTTGCCTAAAGACAAGGCTTCAGAACTGAGTTCAAAACCCGCATTGGCAATCACATATTCGCATAACTTAAGGTCAGC
Proteins encoded in this window:
- a CDS encoding NAD(P) transhydrogenase subunit alpha; the encoded protein is MIDGFIALYILTMAAILGFEIISKVPVVLHTPLMSGSNFIHGIVLVGAMIALGHADNTLEKVFGFIAVFLGAGNAAGGYVVTERMLEMFKPRVKKPEGKENGGGS
- a CDS encoding NAD(P) transhydrogenase subunit alpha — encoded protein: MTKTIGFVKEQKAGESRVALVPETAQKIIDLGWQVLMEPDAGEAAGFPNDAYPEMTQMAKRRSDVLNGADVVVGVHALDEADLAEMRDDAVVIGMVSPYADQQRFVQAAKQGLTVFSMELIPRTTRAQAMDVLSSQASVAGYKAVLLAATEAPRFFPMLTTAAGTIRPASVLIIGAGVAGLQAMATAKRLGANVTGYDVRPETVEQIKSLGAKFLNLGVEAVGEGGYARALTDEEKQLQQDNLKKHLSSVDVLITTAAVPGRPAPRIITADMVGEMKAGSVIVDLGAEGGGNCEPTEAGQTKMVGGVKVIGPENLSATVPLHASEMYSRNVWNLLSLMNQEGEFVLNWEDDILAGCAVTRDKAVVHPAVKESLEQSTGEAS
- a CDS encoding nitroreductase family protein, whose protein sequence is MNSSVIDFMHNRRSVLVKNMSEPGPNADELNTILTIASRVPDHRKLEPWRFLVIQGDARQRLSEELAEVKSQQMDLEPEQLAAEKTCFARAPLVIAVIAAPIEHKTPKNEQILSAGAVCQHINIAAGAMGYASQWVTGWSCENPDAQKVLGLAGHEFIAGYLYIGSCDEQPTERKRPDLSEKVVWLND